One Mytilus trossulus isolate FHL-02 chromosome 5, PNRI_Mtr1.1.1.hap1, whole genome shotgun sequence DNA segment encodes these proteins:
- the LOC134718577 gene encoding zinc finger protein 229-like isoform X2, with protein MCDTEKTLECTVCSERFSLSNILKEHMTIHTSDKPCDKPHKCTVCSKGFNRSNQLKKHMTIHTDEKPYECVVFGKGFSGSNQLKEHLRTHTGERPHGCTVCGKRFSLRRSMNVHMTTHSDDKPHECTVCGKRFSLSKILKEHMKIHTGDKPHECTVCSKRFNRSNQLKEHMRTHTGERPHGCTVCGKKFSLSSNLNVHMRIHTGEKTHGCTVCGKRFSQRSSMNMHVMRTHSDDKPHECTECGRGFSLSKILKEHMKTHTGEKPHKCTVCGKGFSGSNQLKNHMRTHTGEKPYKCTLCNKEFSGSDHLKAHMRTHTDEKSHECTVCSKGFRRITNLRRHMKIHTGEKPYECVVCGKGFSMSYQLNRHMRIHTGEKPHECMVCGKRFSLSSNLNVHMRIHTGDKPHECTVCGKGFSKNRYLKGHMRTHTGDIPNQCTLCGKGFNTSQNLGNHELIQTGYKPYKCGDC; from the coding sequence ATGTGTGATACTGAAAAAACCCTTGAATGTACAGTATGTAGTGAAAGGTTTAGTTTGAGTAATATTTTGAAGGAGCACATGACAATTCATACTAGTGATAAACCGTGTGATAAACCCCATAAATGTACTGTGTGCAGTAAAGGGTTCAATAGAAGTAATCAGTTGAAGAAGCACATGACAATACATACCGATGAAAAGCCCTATGAATGTGTAGTATTTGGTAAAGGGTTCAGTGGGAGCAATCAGTTGAAGGAGCACTTGAGAACACATACTGGTGAAAGACCTCATGGATGTACAGTATGTGGTAAAAGGTTTAGTTTGAGAAGAAGCATGAACGTGCACATGACAACACATTCTGATGATAAACCCCATGAATGTACAGTATGCGGTAAAAGGTTTAGTTTGAGTAAAATTTTGAAGGAGCACATGAAAATTCATACTGGTGATAAACCCCATGAATGTACTGTGTGCAGTAAAAGATTCAATAGAAGTAATCAGTTGAAGGagcacatgagaacacatactggTGAAAGACCTCATGGATGTACAGTATGTGGTAAAAAGTTTAGTTTGAGTAGTAACTTGAACGTGCACATGAGAATACATACTGGCGAAAAAACCCATGGATGTACAGTATGTGGTAAAAGGTTTAGTCAGAGAAGTAGCATGAACATGCACGTCATGAGAACACATTCTGATGATAAACCCCATGAGTGTACAGAATGTGGTAGAGGGTTTAGTTTGAGTAAAATTTTGAAGGAGCACATGAAAACTCATACTGGTGAAAAACCCCATAAATGTACGGTATGTGGTAAAGGGTTCAGTGGGAGTAATCAGTTGAAGAatcacatgagaacacatactggagaaaaaccttataaatgtacattatgCAATAAAGAGTTCAGTGGGAGTGATCACTTGAAGGCTCATATGAGAACACATACTGATGAAAAATCCCATGAATGTACTGTATGCAGTAAGGGATTTAGAAGGATAACTAACTTGAGGAGGCACATGAAAATACATACGGGTGAAAAGCCCTATGAATGTGTAGTATGTGGTAAAGGGTTTAGTATGAGTTATCAGTTAAATAGGCACATGAGAATACATACTGGCGAAAAGCCCCATGAATGTATGGTATGTGGTAAAAGGTTTAGTTTGAGTAGTAACTTGAACGTGCACATGAGAATACATACTGGTGATAAACCTCATGAATGTACAGTTTGTGGTAAAGGGTTTAGTAAGAATCGTTACTTAAAAGgtcacatgagaacacatacagggGACATACCTAATCAATGTACTCTATGCGGTAAGGGATTTAATACGAGTCAGAACTTGGGTAACCACGAGCTTATACAGACTGGATATAAACCTTATAAATGTGGTGATTGTTGA
- the LOC134718577 gene encoding gastrula zinc finger protein XlCGF57.1-like isoform X1, with product MAILRKQKKEIHKQNKEFMCDTEKTLECTVCSERFSLSNILKEHMTIHTSDKPCDKPHKCTVCSKGFNRSNQLKKHMTIHTDEKPYECVVFGKGFSGSNQLKEHLRTHTGERPHGCTVCGKRFSLRRSMNVHMTTHSDDKPHECTVCGKRFSLSKILKEHMKIHTGDKPHECTVCSKRFNRSNQLKEHMRTHTGERPHGCTVCGKKFSLSSNLNVHMRIHTGEKTHGCTVCGKRFSQRSSMNMHVMRTHSDDKPHECTECGRGFSLSKILKEHMKTHTGEKPHKCTVCGKGFSGSNQLKNHMRTHTGEKPYKCTLCNKEFSGSDHLKAHMRTHTDEKSHECTVCSKGFRRITNLRRHMKIHTGEKPYECVVCGKGFSMSYQLNRHMRIHTGEKPHECMVCGKRFSLSSNLNVHMRIHTGDKPHECTVCGKGFSKNRYLKGHMRTHTGDIPNQCTLCGKGFNTSQNLGNHELIQTGYKPYKCGDC from the exons ATG GCCATTTTGaggaaacaaaagaaagaaattcacaaacaaaacaaagaattcATGTGTGATACTGAAAAAACCCTTGAATGTACAGTATGTAGTGAAAGGTTTAGTTTGAGTAATATTTTGAAGGAGCACATGACAATTCATACTAGTGATAAACCGTGTGATAAACCCCATAAATGTACTGTGTGCAGTAAAGGGTTCAATAGAAGTAATCAGTTGAAGAAGCACATGACAATACATACCGATGAAAAGCCCTATGAATGTGTAGTATTTGGTAAAGGGTTCAGTGGGAGCAATCAGTTGAAGGAGCACTTGAGAACACATACTGGTGAAAGACCTCATGGATGTACAGTATGTGGTAAAAGGTTTAGTTTGAGAAGAAGCATGAACGTGCACATGACAACACATTCTGATGATAAACCCCATGAATGTACAGTATGCGGTAAAAGGTTTAGTTTGAGTAAAATTTTGAAGGAGCACATGAAAATTCATACTGGTGATAAACCCCATGAATGTACTGTGTGCAGTAAAAGATTCAATAGAAGTAATCAGTTGAAGGagcacatgagaacacatactggTGAAAGACCTCATGGATGTACAGTATGTGGTAAAAAGTTTAGTTTGAGTAGTAACTTGAACGTGCACATGAGAATACATACTGGCGAAAAAACCCATGGATGTACAGTATGTGGTAAAAGGTTTAGTCAGAGAAGTAGCATGAACATGCACGTCATGAGAACACATTCTGATGATAAACCCCATGAGTGTACAGAATGTGGTAGAGGGTTTAGTTTGAGTAAAATTTTGAAGGAGCACATGAAAACTCATACTGGTGAAAAACCCCATAAATGTACGGTATGTGGTAAAGGGTTCAGTGGGAGTAATCAGTTGAAGAatcacatgagaacacatactggagaaaaaccttataaatgtacattatgCAATAAAGAGTTCAGTGGGAGTGATCACTTGAAGGCTCATATGAGAACACATACTGATGAAAAATCCCATGAATGTACTGTATGCAGTAAGGGATTTAGAAGGATAACTAACTTGAGGAGGCACATGAAAATACATACGGGTGAAAAGCCCTATGAATGTGTAGTATGTGGTAAAGGGTTTAGTATGAGTTATCAGTTAAATAGGCACATGAGAATACATACTGGCGAAAAGCCCCATGAATGTATGGTATGTGGTAAAAGGTTTAGTTTGAGTAGTAACTTGAACGTGCACATGAGAATACATACTGGTGATAAACCTCATGAATGTACAGTTTGTGGTAAAGGGTTTAGTAAGAATCGTTACTTAAAAGgtcacatgagaacacatacagggGACATACCTAATCAATGTACTCTATGCGGTAAGGGATTTAATACGAGTCAGAACTTGGGTAACCACGAGCTTATACAGACTGGATATAAACCTTATAAATGTGGTGATTGTTGA
- the LOC134717649 gene encoding uncharacterized protein LOC134717649, with the protein MNSEAQWRNLNDDLGVILETSLQGCVERRIETLTTLVYNIGKERFGVEERKERSNIKQTPNRREQKIKQLRKELKDLNRRYKKSNEIEKLGIACITDNVREELRRTRRAEQLKNSNKKKAKNRANFIKNPYNYTKTLLGGERTGHLHCSKEEVEKYLHETHSDKERETHLGYCSRVEEEKQPTIEFETKEPTWKEVCEVVKKARTGSAPGYSGVPYKVYKKCPKIHRKLWQLFRILWKKGTIPERWQKAEGCFVPKEKDSKDISQFRTISLLSVEGKIYFPVLANRMTKYMVENIYIDTSMQKGGIAGFSGCVEHTSVLSQLIHEAKTGKKNLAVVWLDLANAYGSVPHKLIEMAMDHYHIPEHIKKIVLTYFDGILLRFTVDNKTTAWQKLEKGIVTGCTISPILFIMGMNIIMKAAERETRGPKTDSGIFLPATRGFMDDLTVTTSSHIQARWILTALEEVVTWARMKFKPRKSRSMILKKGKITTKFQLKIQGDEIPTIVGNPIKCLGKWFDDTLKDNTSVKTVQTQVVEWLKKVDKSGLPGKFKAWIYQHGLLPRLTWLLMIYEMTATTVEAIERKINSHLRRWLEVPPSFTAIGLYSRSSQLQLPLTSTLEEYKVSKSRLVMTLRDLKDSKISEAGIQTRTGRKWSARTAVDQAESILHHKDIVGNTCTGRQGLGMTHFQQWSKATLKEKSSMVQSEIRTVEEESSGAKPSRCMYEVELARKKDHMGRVMEDGTIQNLIHAKVSVRYTSFSFKLTPVGTDRRTKLQVMW; encoded by the coding sequence ATGAACAGCGAAGCCCAATGGAGGAATCTCAACGATGATTTAGGGGTAATTCTAGAAACATCACTCCAAGGATGTGTTGAGAGGAGAATAGAAACACTGACTACACTAGTATATAACATCGGGAAGGAGAGATTTGGTGTTGAGGAGAGAAAGGAAAGGAGTAACATCAAGCAGACGCCAAACAGGAGAGAACAGAAGATTAAACAGCTAAGGAAGGAGCTCAAAGACCTAAACAGAAGGTACAAGAAAAGCAATGAGATAGAGAAGTTGGGAATAGCTTGCATTACAGACAATGTCAGAGAGGAATTGAGAAGAACTAGAAGGGCAGAACAACTCAAGAATAGCAATAAGAAGAAAGCGAAAAATAGAGCAAACTTTATTAAGAATCCATACAACTACACGAAAACACTGTTGGGTGGAGAAAGAACAGGGCATCTTCATTGTAGTAAGGAAGAAGTAGAGAAGTATCTGCATGAAACACACTCAGACAAAGAAAGAGAGACACATTTGGGATATTGCTCAAGagttgaagaagaaaaacaaccaaCGATAGAATTTGAAACAAAGGAACCAACATGGAAGGAAGTTTGTGAGGTGGTAAAAAAGGCAAGAACAGGATCAGCACCTGGGTACAGTGGTGTACCATACAAAGTCTACAAGAAATGTCCAAAGATACATAGAAAACTGTGGCAGCTATTCCGAATACTATGGAAAAAAGGAACCATTCCTGAGAGATGGCAGAAAGCAGAAGGATGCTTTGTACCAAAAGAAAAGGATTCAAAAGATATCTCACAGTTTAGGACAATTTCATTGTTGAGCGTCGAGGGAAAAATCTACTTCCCTGTATTGGCAAACAGGATGACAAAGTATATGGTAGAGAACATCTACATTGATACATCTATGCAGAAAGGAGGTATTGCAGGGTTTTCAGGATGTGTAGAACATACAAGTGTCCTTAGCCAACTCATACATGAGGCAAAGACAGGAAAGAAGAACTTGGCAGTAGTCTGGTTAGATCTGGCAAATGCGTATGGATCAGTACCACACAAATTGATAGAGATGGCAATGGATCACTACCACATTCCAGAACACATCAAGAAAATAGTCTTAACGTATTTTGATGGAATACTGCTGCGATTTACAGTAGATAACAAGACCACAGCATGGCAGAAATTAGAGAAAGGAATAGTTACTGGTTGTACCATCTCACCAATACTATTCATTATGGGTATGAATATCATCATGAAGGCAGCAGAAAGAGAAACAAGAGGTCCAAAGACAGATTCAGGGATTTTTCTACCAGCAACAAGAGGGTTCATGGATGACCTTACAGTAACAACATCATCCCATATTCAAGCAAGATGGATACTGACAGCACTGGAAGAAGTAGTCACTTGGGCAAGGATGAAATTTAAACCAAGGAAATCAAGATCAATGATACTGAAAAAGGGGAAGATAACAACAAAGTTCCAGCTTAAGATCCAAGGGGACGAAATACCAACAATAGTAGGCAACCCTATAAAGTGCCTTGGAAAATGGTTTGATGATACCCTTAAAGACAATACCAGTGTGAAGACAGTACAAACTCAGGTTGTAGAATGGCTTAAGAAGGTAGATAAGAGTGGATTGCCTGGGAAGTTTAAGGCTTGGATATACCAACATGGGCTGTTACCAAGACTGACATGGCTTCTTATGATCTATGAAATGACAGCAACAACAGTCGAAGCTATAGAAAGAAAGATAAACAGTCACCTAAGAAGATGGCTAGAAGTACCACCAAGTTTTACAGCCATAGGCCTTTACAGTAGATCATCACAACTACAGCTACCTTTAACATCAACTTTGGAGGAATACAAGGTATCAAAGAGCAGACTTGTTATGACTCTCAGAGACTTGAAGGATAGCAAGATCAGTGAGGCAGGAATACAGACACGTACTGGACGTAAATGGTCAGCAAGAACTGCAGTCGATCAAGCAGAAAGTATTCTTCACCACAAAGACATAGTTGGCAACACCTGTACTGGTAGACAAGGCTTAGGAATGACACATTTCCAACAGTGGTCAAAGGCAACACTAAAAGAGAAGAGTAGCATGGTACAGTCAGAAATAAGAACAGTAGAAGAAGAAAGCAGTGGAGCTAAGCCGTCAAGGTGCATGTATGAAGTGGAACTTGCCAGAAAGAAAGATCACATGGGCAGAGTAATGGAGGATGGAACCATTCAGAATCTCATTCATGCTAAGGTCAGTGTACGATACACTTCCTTCTCCTTCAAACTTACACCAGTGGGGACTGATAGAAGAACCAAGCTGCAAGTTATGTGGTGA
- the LOC134718579 gene encoding gastrula zinc finger protein XlCGF57.1-like, giving the protein MENKMSDTLTEKPHECTVCGKGFGTKRLLKRHGKIYSGEKPYKCTVCSKEFTLGTHMKKHMNIHNGDYGGKTLECTVCGKKFSFRSNLNVHMRTHTGYKPHECTVCGKRFSLRSNLKVHMRTHTGDKPHGCTECGKRFSLRSNLNVHMRTHTGDKPHECTVCGKRFSLRSNLNVHMRTHTGDKPHGSTECGKRFSLRSNLKVHMRTHTGDKPNGCTECGERFSLRSNLKVHMRTHSGDTPQKCTVCGKGFGTSSNLKDHMRTHTGDKPHECTVCSKEFSSSIQVKEHMRIHTGDKPHECTLCGQGYSTSYKFKKHMQIHTGDPGNKPHECKVCGKVFSTIPNLERHEYIHTEYKPYKCGECGKEFSQEQSLIQHFFVHIEKKPVENVAYGLLVVGTYSDTYKMYMSSHTSDKHNKM; this is encoded by the coding sequence atggaaaacaaaatgtctGACACATTAACTGAAAAACCTCACGAGTGTACAGTATGTGGTAAAGGATTTGGTACGAAACGGCTATTAAAAAGACATGGGAAAATATATTCTGGTGAAAAACCCTATAAATGTACGGTATGCAGTAAAGAATTTACTTTAGGAACTCACATGAAGAAGCACATGAACATACATAATGGGGATTATGGGGGAAAAACCCTCGAATGTACAGTATGTGGTAAAAAGTTTAGTTTCAGAAGTAACTTGAACGtgcacatgagaacacatactggTTATAAACCCCATGAATGTACAGTATGTGGTAAAAGGTTTAGTTTGAGAAGTAACTTGAAAGtgcacatgagaacacatactggTGATAAACCCCATGGATGTACAGAATGTGGTAAAAGATTTAGTTTGAGAAGTAACTTGAACGtgcacatgagaacacatactggTGATAAACCCCATGAATGTACAGTATGTGGTAAAAGGTTTAGTTTGAGAAGTAACTTGAACGtgcacatgagaacacatactggTGATAAACCCCATGGAAGTACAGAATGTGGTAAAAGATTTAGTTTGAGAAGTAACTTGAAAGtgcacatgagaacacatactggTGATAAACCCAATGGATGTACAGAATGTGGTGAAAGATTTAGTTTGAGAAGTAACTTGAAAGTGCACATGAGAACACATTCTGGTGATACACCCCAGAAATGTACAGTATGCGGTAAAGGGTTTGGAACGAGTAGTAACTTGAAAGaccacatgagaacacatactggTGATAAACCCCATGAGTGTACAGTGTGCAGTAAAGAGTTCAGTTCAAGTATCCAAGTAAAGGAGCACATGAGAATTCATACTGGTGATAAACCCCATGAATGTACATTATGCGGTCAAGGGTACAGTACTAGTTACAAATTCAAGAAGCACATGCAAATACATACTGGTGATCCTGGGAACAAACCCCATGAGTGTAAAGTATGTGGTAAAGTGTTCAGTACGATTCCAAACTTAGAGAGACATGAGTATATACACACTGAATATAAACCTTATAAATGTGGAGAATGTGGCAAAGAGTTTAGTCAGGAACAGAGCttaatacaacatttttttgtgcATATTGAAAAAAAGCCTGTGGAGAATGTGGCATACGGTTTGCTGGTGGTTGGAACTTACAGCGacacatacaaaatgtatatgagTTCACACACGAGtgataaacataataaaatgtgA